From a single Nicotiana tomentosiformis chromosome 2, ASM39032v3, whole genome shotgun sequence genomic region:
- the LOC104096762 gene encoding ABC transporter B family member 26, chloroplastic, which yields MEVILGSPEPHKYNLVLFEKTPISHKIRVLKLKKRQNPKNILHKRSQSKTRISFSSNSINQRYRYISPLNSASINGYSVQEADSSEKLGVKWMEFVRNVFPGGNWWRLDVDDVGVTAKPVTVVRALHRMWELIAQDGLLILAAFTALIITALSEISIPHFLTASIFSAQSSSITVFHRNVRILVVLCIISGICSGVRGCFFGLANMILVQRMREKLYSTLLLQDISFFDSETVGDLTSRLGADCQQVSRVIGNDLNLILRNVLQGTGALAYLLILSPPLGLCTLVICCALLTIMLLYGQYQKKAAKLIQEYTASANEVAQETFSLMRTVRVYGTEEQELGRYARWLGKLADISLRQSAAYGYWNFSFNTLYHSTQVIAVLVGGMSILAGHITAEQLTKFILYSEWLIYSTWWVGDNLSSLMQSIGASEKVFQLMDLRPSGQFVDKGAKLKGLAGRIEFENVSFYYASRVKMPVLQHINFVVHPGEVVALVGLSGSGKSTLVNLLLRLYEPMSGQISIDGYPLRDLDIKWLRERIGYVGQEPRLFRMDISSNIRYGCSRDVNQQDVEWAAKEAAAHDFISSLPNGYHTVVDDDLLSGGQKQRIAIARAILRDPDILLLDEATSALDAESEHNVKGVLRSVRRELNSKRTVIVIAHRLSTIQAADRIVVMESGKVVEMGGHKELLLKDGLYARLTRRQADAVA from the exons ATGGAAGTAATTTTGGGAAGCCCAGAGCCTCACAAGTACAATCTCGTTTTATTTGAGAAGACACCAATTTCCCACAAAATTCGAGTCTTGAAACTAAAG AAAAGGCAAAATCCAAAGAACATTCTTCACAAAAGGTCTCAATCCAAAACCCGAATCTCTTTCTCTAGCAATTCGATAAATCAGCGATATCGGTACATATCTCCCCTAAATTCGGCTTCAATTAATGGATACTCCGTACAAGAAGCTGATTCTAGTGAGAAGCTGGGGGTGAAATGGATGGAATTTGTTCGGAATGTATTTCCGGGCGGAAATTGGTGGAGGCTTGATGTGGATGATGTTGGAGTAACGGCAAAGCCTGTGACTGTTGTGCGTGCTCTTCATAGAATGTGGGAATTGATAGCTCAAGATGGTTTGCTTATTCTTGCTGCTTTTACTGCACTCATTATTACTGCT TTATCAGAAATTAGTATCCCGCATTTTCTGACAGCATCCATCTTTTCGGCGCAAAGTAGCAGTATCACAGTGTTCCACCGGAATGTGCGCATCTTGGTAGTGCTCTGCATCATTTCCGGAATATGCAG TGGTGTGCGAGGTTGCTTTTTTGGGCTCGCAAATATGATCCTG GTCCAGCGAATGAGGGAAAAATTGTATTCCACTCTTCTTCTTCAG GATATATCCTTTTTTGATTCTGAAACAGTTGGTGATTTGACAAGTAGGCTAGGGGCAGATTGTCAACAAGTCTCTCGCGTAATTGGAAATGACCTAAATCTGATTTTACGTAATGTTCTCCAG GGAACAGGTGCTTTAGCTTATTTGTTGATTTTGTCCCCACCACTGGGATTGTGCACATTGGTTATCTGCTGTGCACTTCTTACGATAATGCTGTTGTATGGCCA ATACCAGAAGAAAGCAGCTAAATTAATTCAGGAGTACACTGCTTCTGCAAATGAA GTTGCCCAAGAGACATTCTCCCTCATGAGGACTGTACGAGTGTATGGAACTGAGGAACAAGAACTGGGAAG GTATGCACGGTGGCTAGGGAAGTTAGCTGATATAAGCTTGCGTCAAAGTGCTGCTTATGGATATTGGAACTTTAGCTTCAACACACTCTATCACTCAACACAG GTTATTGCTGTGCTGGTAGGAGGAATGTCAATTCTGGCTGGTCATATTACAGCAGAACAACTTACAAAATTCATATTGTACAGTGAATGGTTGATTTATTCTACATGGTGGGTGGGGGACAATTTATCATCATTGATGCAGTCTATTGGGGCAAGTGAGAAAGTTTTTCAATTAATGGATCTTAGACCTAGTGGTCAATTCGTTGACAAAG GAGCCAAGTTAAAAGGATTAGCAGGACGCATTGAATTTGAGAATGTTAGCTTCTACTATGCTTCAAGAGTGAAG ATGCCAGTACTTCAACATATTAACTTCGTGGTGCATCCGGGTGAAGTAGTAGCACTT GTTGGTCTAAGCGGTAGTGGGAAAAGCACTCTGGTGAACCTGCTTCTTCGGCTTTATGAGCCAATGAGTGGGCAG ATATCTATTGATGGCTACCCACTTAGAGATTTGGACATCAAGTGGTTGAGGGAAAGAATTGGATATGTGGGACAG GAGCCTAGACTTTTCCGCATGGATATCAGCTCAAACATAAGATATGGCTGTAGTAGAGATGTCAATCAACAAGACGTAGAATGGGCTGCTAAGGAGGCTGCTGCCCATGACTTCATTTCATCTCTACCCAATGGCTACCACACAGTTGTTGATGATGATTTGCTCAGTGGAGGCCAGAAGCAGCGAATCGCAATTGCTAGAGCCATTCTTAGGGATCCAGATATCTTATTACTTGATGAAGCCACTAGTGCTCTAGATGCAGAGAGTGAACACAACGTTAAG GGTGTGCTTCGTTCTGTCAGAAGAGAACTGAACTCAAAGAGAACTGTCATAGTAATTGCACACAG GCTTTCGACAATCCAAGCTGCTGACAGAATAGTTGTGATGGAAAGTGGAAAAGTTGTTGAG ATGGGTGGCCACAAAGAGCTTCTCCTAAAGGATGGCTTGTATGCTCGATTAACAAGAAGACAGGCTGATGCTGTGGCATGA